In Candidatus Zixiibacteriota bacterium, the genomic window GCGCATCTCACGCGACGCATACCCCGCGGCAACGGCAATCGAGATAACTATGATCAGCAGAAAGTACGGCAGCACTCGCCAGATCAAGCGGCGACCACTCATTGCTCCTCCCGTACCCTGTAGCCTACGCCGCGCACAGTTTCAATCAGGTCGCCGCCTGGCCCCAGTTTCCTGCGCAGGTTCGCGATTTGTACATCGATGGCCCGATCAGTGACGACGTGCAGACCGTCGTGCAGCGAGTCTATAAGCTGCGACCGCGTAAATACCCAGCCGGGCCGACGGGCCATCGTGCTAAGGAGATGAAATTCGGTGTGGGTCAAATCGGCCGGGTTGTCCTCATAAGTGACCTGGTGTTTGGCCAGGTCGATCCTGAGCCTCCCCACATCCAGCACTACCTGGTCTCCGATCTCCCCGGCCCGCCGGCGGCGCAGCGCGGCACGCACCCTCGCCACAAGAACTCGGGGACTGAATGGTTTGGTGACGTAATCGTCGGCGCCGACCTCGAGGCCGGTAACGATATCAATCTCTTCGGAACGCGCGGTCATCATGATGATAGGAATCCGGCTGGTCTGCTCGTTGGAGCGAAGCAGCCGGCAGGTATCCAGGCCGCTAAGCCCGGGGAGCATCAAATCGAGCAGAATCGCAGCCGGCCTGCGAGCGGCCGCCAGCTTCAGTCCGTCTTCGCCGGAGCGAGCCGCGACCACATGGAACCCCTCACGCTCGAGATTGAAAACGACCAGATCGACCAGATCCGGTTCGTCCTCGATTATTAGTATCGTCTCTCTACCCAACTCAGCTCCGCGGCTGGGCCACGCCTGCCTGTTACGCGGCCAGAAGATATGCTGCCCTGAGCGCCAAGGCAAGAAACACCTATCCGGTCCTTTTGTTGTTGCCAACAAAGGTCTCCGACCACAAATTCGCTCCTGAGTAACACCGTATCAATTAGAATAGGTTGCACCGTGGACAAGGAAGAGGCAAAGAAGAAACCGGAGGGCAAGCCGGAAAAGGCTGCCGAGGCGAAACCGTCGCTTGATTTCGTGCGCCAGATAGTCGAGGCGGATATCAAGGCGGGCAAGAACGGCGGGCGGGTGGTTACCCGCTTTCCCCCCGAGCCGAACGGCTTCCTTCATATCGGCCACGCCAAGGCGATTACCATCGATTACGGAATCGCGGAGGACTACGGTGGGGTCTATCATCTTCGGTTTGATGACACCAACCCGGTAAAAGAGGATACGAGGTATGTCGAGGCGATCCAGCAGGATATCCGCTGGCTCGGCTACGACTGGAAAAACAAGC contains:
- a CDS encoding response regulator, with amino-acid sequence MGRETILIIEDEPDLVDLVVFNLEREGFHVVAARSGEDGLKLAAARRPAAILLDLMLPGLSGLDTCRLLRSNEQTSRIPIIMMTARSEEIDIVTGLEVGADDYVTKPFSPRVLVARVRAALRRRRAGEIGDQVVLDVGRLRIDLAKHQVTYEDNPADLTHTEFHLLSTMARRPGWVFTRSQLIDSLHDGLHVVTDRAIDVQIANLRRKLGPGGDLIETVRGVGYRVREEQ